AATATCTCGTACAAGCCGCAGAAGATTTCCCCGAAATTCCAGAACCATGTGCGCCATTTATTGCACGATAAGATTCGTGACGCCTACGTGCATCCTCAGTTTATTGCCGACGTTATGAAGCCCATGAAAATTGAGGAAATCATGGACCAGGAGGTGCAGAACCTCTCCGGTGGTGAGTTGCAGCGTGTGGCCTTGGTTCTGTGTCTTGGAAAGCCAGCTGATGTCTACCTCATCGACGAACCCTCCGCCTACTTGGACTCAGAACAGCGTCTGGTGGCCGCCAAGGTTATCAAACGGTATGTTTTATCTAGACTGTAAATCTACACACAAATATTGACGTTTTCTTGTTTTAGCTACATTCTGCACGCAAAGAAAACTGGATTTGTGGTGGAGCACGATTTCATCATGGCCACCTACCTCGCCGATCGTGTCATCGTGATTGAGGGCCAGCCTTCAGTGAAGACGACAGCCTTTTCGCCGCAGTCGCTGCTGAATGGCATGAACCGCTTCCTGGAACTGCTTGGTATTACCTTCCGTCGCGATCCCAACAACTTCAGGCCCCGCATCAACAAGAACAACTCGGTCAAGGACACAGAACAGAAACGCTCGGGCCAATTCTTCTTCTTGGAGGACGAAGCTTGTAACTAAGACAGGTTCACGGACAACTTCGATTGGACAGCTCGTTTCCCTATGTTCTCCTCAGCTTTCCTTCGTTCATTTCGCATTCTTTGGTTGAAAAACACATTTGCtttcaaattattttgttattgttgtcgaGGATTGCGTACAATCGAAAATTGGGGATTAATTGTACTTGATTAAAGTGAGTTTTATATACGTTTTTACAGCGAAATAAATAGAGAAccgaaacaacaaaatgttgttCTAAGTGAGTctagcaaaaataaacaaattttctttGTACAAAACTGCATTTGggagtttttttttctcatgtgtcatttgaaattgaaaacagttGATATCTGCAAATTAACACGTATTTATTGCACTTAAGCGATAATTACTCAAAATACGCACAATACAAAtgtaaatatgaatataaattacatacaaatttttgttattcCAATTCGATCACAATTCGAAATAAACACACAATGGATAACAACTACAAACATTTATAAGTATATAATTtacaatatttgttttttgaatacACCAACGCATGCACAGcatatttttaatgtaaaCGCTTTTGAAGCTTTAAATTTATGCGatttaatcaaatttacaTACAAATTTTTTCGAAAAAGGCAAATCTTTTGAGTTTATAATACTTAATTTGATCCGTGGCTTGTGGCCACTAAATAACTGACAAAAGTAAGTACTATAAATAGGTAATTTCGGAGACTTATGCGctaaaaatttcataaaagTAAATGCGTCAAAAATTGACCGAAATATTTGATAGTTGCATTGTGCAGATTCGAATCCTAATCGGAGTCTGAGAGTAGAGAGCGTTTTACAAGGAGAGTTTTCAAGTTACAGCAGTTCCTTTTGaagatttcttttttatattaattacgTTGCAGAACTTATTCAATAGAAGTATTGTTAGTAAAAATGGACACACGTATGCCTAAAATTGAGTGTTGAGTTGATCCAAAAGCAGATCCTATGGTTTAtccaataatttaattaccttgtttattttcgttttccttCAGCATAATTTCTTGTAAATGGAACTTTTAGTGACTTAACATTAGTTTTGCTATGTGCTTAAATAATTGTCGAAATCTTGCAACAGAACGTATCAAAAATAAGTGTATATCATGCAGGAGATTAAAAGATAGAGAACATCTGAGGTAGCCGACTATGTATCGTTTCCACTTTTCATGAGGGTGGACACTTCCTGGCCGAGCTCCAAGGCTTGTTTACGCAGTTTGAGGGCCTAAAAGGTACATGACATCAGTTTGCTATTCGCTGGCTATAGTTAAATGGACTAACCTGAGTTCTAAGTTCCTTCTCGCGGGTGACAAGTTCCTGGATTTGGGACATGACTGTGGCTGAGCTACGTTGATCTATCACCCACCGCAAATAGAGATCTAAAATGCAGGCTTAATAAGCACAAGTTTAAATATTACGTTTTTAAACATACCACTCCACAGCTCTAAGCTTATGGGCGCCACCGATGGCCATATCACATTGGCATTGGGCTCGTAAAGCGGATTCAAGAGTGTCTGAAGGACATCAGGCCGGTTTAAATAAGACCACAGGCTCGTCGTTCTGGTGTGCACGTTCAGCTCGTTCCGCTCTCGCTCTGAATCGCACAGGAACGTTCCGTACTGCGAAAAGTGGCTGTGCTCGAATAGAAGGATCAGCAGTTGAGTGCTGAACTCAAAGCTGCAGGGAAACTGCGTGTACAGCTGATAAATGCAATCCAGAAAGAGGGCGAAGGTGGCACCAGATGTCTTATTGCGTGTCTGATTTGGTGTATAGCATGAGAAGCGGTGACGGGAGGCGAACGGATGTCCCGCCTGGATCCACTCGCGCTCTATCAAAGCCTGTAGTCTGGAAAGGAAATACGACATGAATATTTCGATCATGACAATTATAAGATTATGACTTACCCCCTTACAGTCCGGCAGTCGGGATTAAGGATGATCTGCACCAGTGAGGTGACAATAAGCGTGGAATCCAATCCCTTAGCACCGTGTACCAGCACTGGACTTCCCTCCTGATCCAGGCATTGCGCGACCACACAAGAGGCGTTCAGCGAGTTCAGTACGAGACTCAGCCAGCCGCTGCTTTCCAGTCGCGATAGCCACTTGTCCGTACTGCACCCCAAATCGTTGCAAGCCTCAATCAGTCGAGCAAAACTGTCCAAGATGGAGGCGGGCGAACTGACGTTTCCAATTGAACGATTTACCTTCTTCCACTGCGAGTAGTGCAGGTCAGTTTCCGTATTCGACTTGCCCTTACCCCAGGTGTCCACGATGAACCCCTTTCGACTGCGACCCAGCACCAGATTTAGGATTGCCTCGTCAGCTCGACAGCGCTTGATGCCCTGAATGGACTGCGGCTGGGAGCTCCGCATCAGCGTGGCCTGCAAATAtgattcatttaatttaatacaattCGCTGGTGTAGTTGCAGTGACTTACGCCATTTTCATGCCTGTAACTGAGCACGGGAAAGCGACCGCCATCCCGGAACGCAGCAGAGAGCACTATCTGCTCGTCCGTAATTGCTTTAGGTACAATTAGCGTGGCGCCATATGTGGCACAAAC
This portion of the Drosophila santomea strain STO CAGO 1482 chromosome 3L, Prin_Dsan_1.1, whole genome shotgun sequence genome encodes:
- the LOC120450577 gene encoding myotubularin-related protein 9; the protein is MEFADLIKTPKLDGVLLHDPSNAGASGATVGTLCITGHHLLLSARQETSQELWLLHKNIDCVEKKPSLSQNVVVGGLITLKCKDLRIISLEIKCGKEFFNVAASLEALSAIQNTELLYPFFYRPMYSILEDGYTMFRPELEFAKLISGVGMGGGSSPNVANITICMPSTSTSTLTVGAGIPHPLQNGFAIDALAGGGAGGVGGGALQGPQASCEWRITNVNRDFSVCATYGATLIVPKAITDEQIVLSAAFRDGGRFPVLSYRHENGATLMRSSQPQSIQGIKRCRADEAILNLVLGRSRKGFIVDTWGKGKSNTETDLHYSQWKKVNRSIGNVSSPASILDSFARLIEACNDLGCSTDKWLSRLESSGWLSLVLNSLNASCVVAQCLDQEGSPVLVHGAKGLDSTLIVTSLVQIILNPDCRTVRGLQALIEREWIQAGHPFASRHRFSCYTPNQTRNKTSGATFALFLDCIYQLYTQFPCSFEFSTQLLILLFEHSHFSQYGTFLCDSERERNELNVHTRTTSLWSYLNRPDVLQTLLNPLYEPNANVIWPSVAPISLELWSDLYLRWVIDQRSSATVMSQIQELVTREKELRTQALKLRKQALELGQEVSTLMKSGNDT